The proteins below are encoded in one region of Leptotrichia sp. oral taxon 218:
- the rplT gene encoding 50S ribosomal protein L20, with amino-acid sequence MPRVKTGIVRRKRHKKVLKEAKGYRGSIKSNYRKANEAVKKAMAYATEHRKQKKRKMRELWIIRINAAARLNGVSYSRFMNGLKKAGIELDRKVLADLALNNPAEFAKLVEKVK; translated from the coding sequence ATGCCAAGAGTAAAAACAGGAATAGTTAGAAGAAAAAGACATAAAAAAGTTTTAAAAGAAGCAAAAGGTTATAGAGGATCAATAAAATCAAATTATAGAAAAGCTAATGAAGCAGTTAAAAAAGCAATGGCTTACGCAACTGAACATAGAAAACAGAAAAAAAGAAAAATGCGTGAATTATGGATTATTAGAATTAATGCCGCTGCCAGATTAAACGGAGTTTCTTATTCAAGATTCATGAACGGGCTTAAAAAAGCTGGTATTGAATTAGATAGAAAAGTTTTAGCTGATTTAGCATTAAACAATCCTGCAGAATTTGCAAAATTGGTAGAAAAAGTTAAATAA
- the rpmI gene encoding 50S ribosomal protein L35, producing MPKMKTHKGTKKRVKVTGSGKISIKHSGKSHILTKKSHKRKKRLGQDAIVPKGAERKIKKVLAGQEGR from the coding sequence ATGCCAAAAATGAAAACACATAAAGGAACAAAAAAAAGAGTAAAAGTTACAGGAAGTGGAAAAATTTCTATTAAACATTCAGGAAAAAGTCATATCTTAACTAAAAAATCTCATAAGAGAAAGAAAAGATTAGGACAAGATGCGATTGTTCCTAAAGGTGCAGAAAGAAAAATCAAAAAAGTTTTAGCTGGACAAGAAGGAAGATAG
- the infC gene encoding translation initiation factor IF-3, which yields MFFIRGTNKFDEPRMNERIRAREIRVIGDDGEQFGVLSVREALAIAAEKELDLVEISPNATPPVCKIMDYGKFKYEKTKKEKENKKKQKNIVVKEIRIKPHIDEHDKATKISQIKKFIEKDHKVKVSLRLTGRERLHADSAIKVLDEFASHFEELAVVEKKYGKEQVQKFILLSPKK from the coding sequence GTGTTCTTTATAAGAGGAACTAATAAATTTGATGAACCTAGAATGAATGAAAGAATCAGAGCAAGGGAAATAAGAGTCATTGGTGATGACGGAGAACAATTTGGAGTTTTGTCTGTTCGTGAGGCTTTGGCAATTGCGGCGGAGAAAGAATTGGATCTAGTTGAAATTTCACCAAATGCAACACCACCTGTTTGTAAAATTATGGATTATGGAAAATTTAAATATGAGAAAACAAAAAAAGAAAAAGAAAATAAGAAAAAGCAAAAAAATATTGTTGTAAAAGAAATTAGAATAAAACCTCATATTGATGAGCATGATAAAGCAACAAAAATTTCTCAAATTAAAAAATTCATTGAAAAAGACCATAAAGTAAAAGTTAGTTTAAGACTTACAGGTAGAGAAAGATTACATGCAGATTCTGCAATCAAAGTGTTGGATGAATTTGCAAGTCATTTTGAGGAACTTGCTGTTGTAGAAAAAAAATATGGAAAAGAACAAGTGCAAAAATTTATTTTATTATCACCAAAAAAATAA
- a CDS encoding ThiF family adenylyltransferase, which yields MNQVFSRFSMLVGEDNIKKLQNSKVIIFGVGGVGSYTVEALARSGVGHITMVDFDEISESNINRQLHSLHSTIGKSKTEVMKARISDINSECEVDLIKQLIYTYEDIEKIFENQKYDFVVDAIDVITSKVNLIEFCVKNKIKIVSSMGFGNKMHPEMIEIAKIKNTSVCPMARTIRGILKKKRITDVPVVFSKEIPLVPNKSELFKEELPTEFRKNNEMPRKSTPGSNAFVPGTAGLVLASYVVRKILEIK from the coding sequence ATGAATCAAGTATTTTCAAGATTTTCAATGTTAGTCGGAGAAGATAATATAAAAAAATTGCAAAATTCAAAAGTTATTATATTTGGAGTTGGAGGTGTTGGCTCTTATACGGTTGAAGCTCTTGCGAGAAGTGGAGTTGGTCATATTACGATGGTCGATTTTGATGAAATTTCAGAATCTAACATAAATAGACAGCTTCATTCACTTCACAGTACAATTGGAAAATCTAAAACAGAAGTTATGAAAGCTAGAATTTCTGATATAAATTCTGAATGTGAAGTAGACCTAATTAAACAATTAATTTATACTTATGAAGATATAGAAAAAATATTTGAGAATCAAAAATATGATTTTGTCGTTGACGCCATTGATGTTATTACAAGCAAGGTGAATTTAATTGAATTTTGTGTAAAAAACAAAATAAAAATCGTATCTTCTATGGGATTTGGAAACAAAATGCATCCAGAGATGATTGAGATTGCAAAAATAAAGAATACTTCGGTTTGTCCAATGGCTAGAACAATCAGAGGAATTTTGAAAAAGAAAAGAATTACAGATGTTCCTGTTGTTTTTTCAAAAGAAATTCCACTTGTTCCAAATAAATCTGAATTATTTAAAGAGGAGTTGCCGACAGAATTTAGAAAAAATAACGAAATGCCAAGAAAATCGACTCCAGGAAGCAACGCATTTGTGCCAGGAACTGCTGGACTTGTTCTTGCTTCTTATGTCGTGAGAAAAATTTTAGAGATAAAATAA